CAGAAGAAGCGGCTCCTGCGAGACGGCATCAACGCTTACGACGCCGTGCAGGTGCGCGTTGACTTTGCCAACGGCATGAGCATCAGCTTCCACAACAACTGGATCACCCCGCCCGACTTCGAGGGGCCGGTCAACCAGGGCCACGAGATCGTCGGCACTGACGGCAAGGTCGAGAGCGACCAGCAATACCGCGGCTTGCGCTGGTGGAGCCGGGGCGGCGGGAGTCGCACCGCCAACAGTCATTTCACCCGCGACGTGAAGCGCACGGATGGTTCGCTGGCTTACATCGGCTACGGGATAGACAGCCTCACTGTGGGATTGGCCGCGATCTGCCGGGTGAAGTTCTTTGGCGCGACTCGGGCCAGTGTGGCCGACTTTTATCCGACCGCGGAGGAAGCGCGGATCAGCGTAGCCATTATTCATGCGGCGCGTGTCGTGCGCGATTTGAACTTCAGATACCTGCGCGCCGGCAAAGGCGCGCCGGTCACCGCGCGCTTCGGCCGGGACGGGATCACCATTGTGGACCCCTGCCGACTGGCCCGAGGGAAGCAGATGCTCCAGCGGATCTACGACAAAGCGCTCTAGCCGGAGACGAGGATAAAGCGCTTGCTTGAAAAAGTGCTTGCACCTTTGCGCTTTGTGGCGCAAAGTATTGCCATGGAATCTAAATGGGCCACCGAACATCTCCAGGTCATTCGCACCTTGATGGAGCGATCCGCGCTTTATCGGCGGGCGCTGGCGCCCATCATGATCTTCGCCGGGTTGATGGGGGTGATTGCCGCGGGCGTCGGCTGCGGCGCACGCATCACTTCGGGGCGGGCGTTTGCTCTCTACTGGCTTGCGGTCGCCGCAGCGGCCCTGACCGGCGTGTCGCTCCTGGTGCGTCGCCAGGCGTTGAAGGGCGGCGAGCCGTTTTGGTCCCTGCCAACCCGGCGGGTGACCCAGGCCGCCATGCTGCCGCTGGCGGCGGGGTTTGTTTTCAGCCTGGTGCTGGTCGTGCTGGACGTCGGTCATACGCGCTGGCTGTTCATCTTCCCGAATCTGTTCTTGTATGCGAGCGCGCTGCACGCCGCCGGCTTCTTCATGTCCCGGGGCATCCGGCTCTTCGCATGGGGCCTGATGGTCCTTGGCGGCTTGTCGTTGCTGGTGATTCCACGGTTTCAGACCGAGCCGAACCCTGTGCTGGATCACCTTGTAATGGGCTTCTTTTTCGGCGGGCTGCATTTGGCCTATGGCATCTACCTCTACTTCACCGAGTCCCGCAGGAATGAAACGTGAATCCGGAACCCTTTCTCCAGCTCGATCGGGTCATCCACGAGAAGGGCCGGCTGGCCATCCTCTCCATGCTGGCCGCCTCGCCCGAGCTGTCCTTCACCGAGCTGCGTGACGCCCTGGGCATGACCGACGGCAACCTCACCACGCATCTCCGCACCCTCCAGGAGGCCGGCTACCTGTCCGTGACCAAGTCCTTTCAGAACAATCGCCCGCTCACCACGTGCTCCCTGACCGCCGCAGGCAAGAAGGCTTTCACCCGCTACATCAACCTGCTGGAGCAAATCGTCCAGCAAACCAAACCTGAATAGCAAATGAGTTTGAACGAAACACAACCTGAGGGGTCATATACTTTGTGACACAAAGTGAAGTATGAGAGTCATCCGAGCAGAACACCTGGGCATGTGCTTCGGCGTGCGCGACGCCATCACTATGGCCCTGAACCAATC
Above is a genomic segment from Candidatus Paceibacterota bacterium containing:
- a CDS encoding transcriptional regulator, whose product is MNPEPFLQLDRVIHEKGRLAILSMLAASPELSFTELRDALGMTDGNLTTHLRTLQEAGYLSVTKSFQNNRPLTTCSLTAAGKKAFTRYINLLEQIVQQTKPE